The DNA window GGCGTCATTGGCCAAGCTTCTGTCGTGACTTACGGTGCAACTAAGCATGGCATTGTGGGTATGACCAAAAGCCTTGTTGCCGAGTACGCTAAAGACGGACTTCGCGTAAATGCCATTGCACCTGGACCTATTCAAACACCAATGGTTAAAAAGTTCTTTGAAGATAATCCAGACATGAAAGAAAGTGCCGAGTCTGGAATTCCGCAAAAACGTCTTGGTAAACCAGAAGATGTTGCAGAACTGGTGACCTTCTTATTAACAAAAGCCGATTACATTAACGGTGACACTATCCGTATTGATGGTGGATTCACGAATACAAAATAAACGAAACAAAACCCGTAGTCAGCTTTTCGACTACGGGTTTTGTGTTGGCCGTTAAAGTTACACATTATCTATTTTAACTTCAGGTACTCTTTTTACGTTGACTAGCTTTTCCTTTTGCGAAGGATTCTTCGACCAAATTGTGGCCAAAATCGGACCAGAGATATTATGCCAAATTGCGCCCCAAACACTTGGTAACGCAGCAAGCGGGCCAAAGTGAGCCGTGGCTAACGCGACTCCTAAACCAGAGTTTTGCATACCGACTTCCAGTGAAATAGCACGACGATCCACTTCGTCGAGCCCCATCGCCATTGCCGTTAAATAACCAAGCATTAAGCCAAAACTATTGTGTAAAAAGACCGCTAAGAAAACAACAAATCCTGAACTGATGACGTTTTCTGCATTAGCTGCTGTAACAGCTGACACAATAATCAAGATCGCGGCAACTGAAATAAGGGGAATCACTGAAATTGTTTGTTTGACCACTTTTGGCATTAGCTTTTGAACCAATAGACCAAGTACAATCGGCACGATGATCACTTGAATGATGGACACAAACATAGATACTGGATTTACAGGAAGCCATTGTCCCGCTAACAGGAGTAACAATAAGGGTGTCATAATCGGTGCCATTAAGGTCGATAACGAGGTCATAGCAACAGACAATGCCAAATTTCCTTTTGCCAAATACACCATAACGTTCGACGCGGTTCCTCCTGGTACGCAACCTAACAAAACAAGTCCAGCTGCTAATTCAGCAGGCAAATTTAGTAGATACGCAATACCAAATGCAGCGAACGGCATAACCAAAAATTGTGCAGCCACCCCAACGAAAACTGGACGCGGACTTTTCGCAATAATTTTAAAGTCTACAGGCTTTAACGTTAATCCCATACCAAACATCACGACACCTAGAAGAATCGTAATGTAACTGCCTAAGCCCACAAACGCAGACGGAAACAAAAAGGCAACGAGTGCAATCAAAATGACCCAAACCGCAAAGTATTTTCCAGCTATGTTACTCAATCCATTGAGAACTTTCATTTACTCAACTCCCTTTTTACTGATTTAATATTCTTGCCAGGATTTAATAAATTGCTTGGATCCAGTACTGCTTTTATTTTCTCCATCACATCTAGCGCATGTCCGTGTTCTTGTTGCTGGTATTTCTGCTTCCCAATACCAACCCCATGTTCACCGGTAGATGTACCGCCTCTTGCTAGTGCGTACAACACAATGCGTTCATTGAATTCCTGTGCTTTTGCTATTTCTTCTGGATTATTCATATCCATCATGATAAGTGCGTGGAAGTTGCCGTCACCGACATGTCCAACGATGCCACCAGGCAATCCCAGTTCCATCAGATTTTCACGGGCATGTCCCACAGCTCCTGCTAGTTCAGAAATGGGCAGACAAACATCTGTGACCATCATCTTTTTGCCAGGATAACCGTGAATGTAGGCATACGCCAATGTATGTCGTGCTTCCCACAGAAGATTTCGTGCGGCCGTATCTGTTTCAAATGCGACTTCTTCGCAGGCATGCCCTTGCACAATTTCTTGCATAAATTCTACATCTTGTTTTAACCCTGCTTCATTGCCGTGAAACTCTAAAAACAGTGTAGGTTTTTCCGCGTAAGCGGTATCATTGTATTTGTTGACTTGCTGCATTGATTGCTCGTCGACTAGTTCAACGCGCGCAATTGGAATGCCCGCCTGTAAAATCGATACGACTGCTTCGACAGCGTCTTTTACGGTTGGGAACGATGCACGAGCCGCTGTGATGAATTCAGGAATGCCGTAAACGCGCAGCGTCATTTCAGTAAAGCAACCGAGCGTTCCTTCAGAACCGACAAACAAACCGTTTAAGTGCAAGCCCGATGAAGATTTGGCGGCTTTATTGCCTGTATGTATAACAGTTCCGTCTGCTAACACCACTTCCAAATCACGTACTTGGTCGCGCATCACGCCGTATTTCACAGAAGTTGTGCCACTGGCATTTGTCGCAGCCATGCCTCCAAGTGTTGCATCTGCTCCAGGATCTACGGTAAAAAACAAACCATGCTTCTTTAATTCCTTATTGAGCTGCGACCGTGTCACTCCTGGTTGTACAGTCACCAGAAAGTCCTCTTCAGATACTGCTAACACGCGATTCATCAATGAGAAATCAATGGTGATTCCGCCGTTCTCTGGAATTACATGTCCTTCTAAACTGGAACCGAGACCAAATGGCACTACTGGAATTTGGTATTGTGCGGATATTTTCATGATTTCAGAAACTTGTTCTGTTGTTTCTGGAAAAACCACCAGATCGGGTAATTTCATTTGATGATAAGACTCATCTTGCCCATGAAGTTCTTTAATGGTTTCGTTCATGCTGATTTGCTCAGCTGTTAAATGTTCTCTTAAGTGATCGAGGATGGCTTCTTGATTTGCAATTGTCATAGCTATTCGCTCCCTTGCGTTTAAAATTGGTCCAACCAATTAACCCAATTATACATAATAATCTGAAAAGTACAACGTTTTCTTTAAGCTATTGCAGATTTTATTCTGTATACTAAAGTTAACCTTTAAAAATATGCAAGGAGAGCGCTTATTTTGAATCCAAAGAAAAAAACTTATGAACTAATCGTGGAACAAATCAATCTTCTCTGCTTAGAACAAAATCTGCAGCCAGGCGATCGTCTGCCTTCCGAACGGGACCTTGCGAGTTTGTTTGGCGTCAGTAGAAATTCCATTAGGGAAGCTTTGAAAGATTTGGAAAGGAAAGAATTCATCGAAATACGGCAAGGTGGTGGGAGTTTTCTGTCAACGACCAAACGCGACCTCCTTGGCAATGAACTTCGAACGCATATTGACAAAGCAAAAGCGATTTTGATTGACGAAATGCTTGAGCTGCGACGTGCATTTGAAGTCGAAGCCGCTTTTTTAGCAGCCCAACGAGCCAGTCCTGAAAACCTAGAAGCGATCCAAAACGTCCTTATCCAAATGGCTAATGCAAAAAGTGACACCGAAAAAGGAGTACAAGCAGATTTAGACTTTCACTTACAAGTTGCTTATGCCACGAAAAACCAATTATTGATTGATTTAATGGCGACATTAGCCTTGCGAATAGAAGAAAACATCCGAGAAACACGCAAACACCGCTTTACCGATTCCAATCGCCAACAAGAGACACTTAATGAACACCAGGAAATATACGATGCTATCGCAGACAAAAATAGTGACTTGGCCAAACACCTCATGAGCCAACACATCTCACGTATTCGCTCTGAATTGCACAGCTCTTCTTAAATTTCGAAGCTCTTTACCGACAAAAAAGCCATCTTTGAAAAAAACAAAGATGGCTTTTTTGCTATTCATATTTTAATAAAAAACTATATAAGTTGAATAAAAGAAAGCGACTTTTCTGCACCGCCTTGGGCCTGACTCCCTCAAGAAGTCAGGCAAAGTTCACCTGTCTCCTAACTTTGCCCAGGCTGTTGATGAGCCGGCGCTAAATAACTGGCTAAGTAAGAAGAGATCGTCTGTTTTTCCATTAGCAACGGGTACCGCTACGTCCTGATGCGCCAGTTGCACGCCCCATATCCTGTGGGTCCGAATCGAAAATTGCACCGCTCAAATCATCCATAAATCTCATCATCTTCACCGAGTCACCTCTTTTCAGATTATGCCTGTAAATATAGCGTTTCTATTTCTTCTCTGCTTGATCACGTCTAACAATCTTATCACTCACTTGTTGACCACTGAGCGTTACCATGGGCATTCCGCCACCTGGATTTACTGTGCCCCCGACAAAGTAAAGATTGTCGTACAGTTCGCTTTGTTTCTTGTGCTTAAAGCCACCATTTTTCTTTTTATCAGAAACCGTTCCGTAAATGGCACCTCGGTCTGAACCATACACGCGTTCGATATCGTGTGGTGTCCAGACGTCGCGTGTCACAATATTTTCCCGCAGCCCGTCTAAGCCCATGCGTTCTAATTTATCAAGCACAAGTTCTTCAAAATCCGCGTATTGCTCAGGTGTAAATGGATTGTCTTGGATATACGGAATGTGTGGCAAAATCTTAATGTTCTCATGTCCTTCTGGTGCTTGAGATGGATCTGTTTTATTCACATTCACTAAATAGATGGTTGGATCGTCTGGCAACTCGTGTTTCTCAAACACTTTCTCCATTTGTTCATGCAGGTTCTCAGAAAAGAAGAAATTATGATGATTTAGCAAGGGATACGTTTTCTTGACCCCCAGATGCAGCACAAGACCAGAACTTGCAGGTTCATACTTTTTCTTCAAGTCCGCAACAAACGCTTCGTCTGCGGCGACCATTTTTTTATAAAACGGAATAACTTCCATATTAGATACGTAATAATCTGCAGTTTCGAATGAGCCATCTTCCAGTTCAACACCGACAATTTTGTCATCTTCGCTAGTCAATGCACGAATCACACCCATGCCTGTATGGAGTCGAACGCCTGCTTCTTCTGCAAGTTTTGTTAAGCCTTCCGCCAATTTATGCGTACCGCCTTTCACATACCAGCACCCTTGCGCGTGTTGCATGTAAATCATCATGTTGAGAACGGCAGGTGCACTGTAAGGAGAAGAACCCACGTATTTAACGTAATACGACAGCATGTCGCGTAGATGTGGGTTACTAATGCGTTTCGAAATCGCACTATACATGGTTGACGTTAAATCGAATCCAGTCAACGTCGCAATGATGCCATTTTGCGCCACCGCTTCTTGGGGTGACTCAAAGCCTTCTTTTAAATAACTACGCTCTGTCGTTTTATAAATCTTTTGTGCGTATTTCAACAATGCGTAATACTCTTTCATGTCTTTGTGAGAAAGTGCAGGATTTGTTCGTTCCATTAAATCAAGATCATGGTACAAATCCAGTACGGTACCATCTGGAAAGAACGAACGCCATTCCCGCTCAAGGCGTTCAATGGGCACATAATCCTCCATCCGCTTGCCGCTCCCTTGGAACAGTTTATCAAAAATATGCGGCATCGTTAAAATAGACGGGCCGAGGTCAAAACCAAATCCGTCTTGCTCGAGACGATTTACTTTCCCGCCGATGTGATCGTTTTTTTCATATAAAGAAACCGCGTAACCTTTTTGTGCAAGTGAAATAGCAGCAGACAAGCCGCCAAGGCCTCCCCCAATTACGATTACCGATTTTTGTGAATGATTCATACAGGTACCGCCCTTCTTGTCTCATCTATACTTTTGGAGAATCTGTTAACTTGTAAAAATATTGTTATCGTCCTTACAATTCCCTACCTGTTGATTTTAAAAACTTTCATTATATAATTTTTGTATAATTTTTATACACACTTTATTATAGAAGCAGAATTATCAGAATGTCTATCCTAAACCTCTGCCTAGGACACCTGTATCTCCAAACACCAAATGACTCCCACTGAATTATGAATTTTCAAGGAAACCGGCTTTTTTCGGTGTAACTTTTCTTCTACTAAAGCGCCTAACAAGCTAAAGGAGATGAAATCATTTGAAAAGAACATTTCTATTCTTTATGAGCATCGTCATGTTGTCCGGCTGCTCGATCCCTCGTGGGTGTCCTCCCAACACAATCGTTGAATGGGTCGACTTGGTTAAAATCAACGATATTCAATATCATGCATTAGATGCCACCAATTATACGGTTGAAGAGAAAGATTTAGGGGAAATTATTGGTGAAGTTAAATACGAGATGGCCGATCAAGCATGCTTAAATCATCAAATAAAAAATGGAGATGCTGCTTTTTTATCTGTTGGCACTACATTATATGAATTTAATGGATACAAAAGTGATTTCCGAATAATTGCCGATGGAATCGTTTAC is part of the Planococcus kocurii genome and encodes:
- a CDS encoding bile acid:sodium symporter family protein, whose protein sequence is MKVLNGLSNIAGKYFAVWVILIALVAFLFPSAFVGLGSYITILLGVVMFGMGLTLKPVDFKIIAKSPRPVFVGVAAQFLVMPFAAFGIAYLLNLPAELAAGLVLLGCVPGGTASNVMVYLAKGNLALSVAMTSLSTLMAPIMTPLLLLLLAGQWLPVNPVSMFVSIIQVIIVPIVLGLLVQKLMPKVVKQTISVIPLISVAAILIIVSAVTAANAENVISSGFVVFLAVFLHNSFGLMLGYLTAMAMGLDEVDRRAISLEVGMQNSGLGVALATAHFGPLAALPSVWGAIWHNISGPILATIWSKNPSQKEKLVNVKRVPEVKIDNV
- a CDS encoding FAD-binding oxidoreductase, giving the protein MTIANQEAILDHLREHLTAEQISMNETIKELHGQDESYHQMKLPDLVVFPETTEQVSEIMKISAQYQIPVVPFGLGSSLEGHVIPENGGITIDFSLMNRVLAVSEEDFLVTVQPGVTRSQLNKELKKHGLFFTVDPGADATLGGMAATNASGTTSVKYGVMRDQVRDLEVVLADGTVIHTGNKAAKSSSGLHLNGLFVGSEGTLGCFTEMTLRVYGIPEFITAARASFPTVKDAVEAVVSILQAGIPIARVELVDEQSMQQVNKYNDTAYAEKPTLFLEFHGNEAGLKQDVEFMQEIVQGHACEEVAFETDTAARNLLWEARHTLAYAYIHGYPGKKMMVTDVCLPISELAGAVGHARENLMELGLPGGIVGHVGDGNFHALIMMDMNNPEEIAKAQEFNERIVLYALARGGTSTGEHGVGIGKQKYQQQEHGHALDVMEKIKAVLDPSNLLNPGKNIKSVKRELSK
- a CDS encoding FadR/GntR family transcriptional regulator, which codes for MNPKKKTYELIVEQINLLCLEQNLQPGDRLPSERDLASLFGVSRNSIREALKDLERKEFIEIRQGGGSFLSTTKRDLLGNELRTHIDKAKAILIDEMLELRRAFEVEAAFLAAQRASPENLEAIQNVLIQMANAKSDTEKGVQADLDFHLQVAYATKNQLLIDLMATLALRIEENIRETRKHRFTDSNRQQETLNEHQEIYDAIADKNSDLAKHLMSQHISRIRSELHSSS
- a CDS encoding phytoene desaturase family protein encodes the protein MNHSQKSVIVIGGGLGGLSAAISLAQKGYAVSLYEKNDHIGGKVNRLEQDGFGFDLGPSILTMPHIFDKLFQGSGKRMEDYVPIERLEREWRSFFPDGTVLDLYHDLDLMERTNPALSHKDMKEYYALLKYAQKIYKTTERSYLKEGFESPQEAVAQNGIIATLTGFDLTSTMYSAISKRISNPHLRDMLSYYVKYVGSSPYSAPAVLNMMIYMQHAQGCWYVKGGTHKLAEGLTKLAEEAGVRLHTGMGVIRALTSEDDKIVGVELEDGSFETADYYVSNMEVIPFYKKMVAADEAFVADLKKKYEPASSGLVLHLGVKKTYPLLNHHNFFFSENLHEQMEKVFEKHELPDDPTIYLVNVNKTDPSQAPEGHENIKILPHIPYIQDNPFTPEQYADFEELVLDKLERMGLDGLRENIVTRDVWTPHDIERVYGSDRGAIYGTVSDKKKNGGFKHKKQSELYDNLYFVGGTVNPGGGMPMVTLSGQQVSDKIVRRDQAEKK